One part of the Arvicanthis niloticus isolate mArvNil1 chromosome 15, mArvNil1.pat.X, whole genome shotgun sequence genome encodes these proteins:
- the LOC117720858 gene encoding hyaluronidase PH-20-like has protein sequence MGELQIKHLFWGIFLEPGGTFQAVFLFLLIPCSLTVDYRAAPIIPNTTFLWVWNVPTEACVGNVQDPIDLSFFSFVGSPRKTATGQPITLFYVDRLGLYPHIDTKQVEHHGGIPQRGDLQSHLVKAKGDIEHYIPVDNVGLAVIDWEEWRPTWLRNWKPKDNYRNKSIELVQSMNAGISISEATQKAKEQFEMAGKNFMERTLQLGRFLRPKHLWGFYLFPDCYNNKFQDPKYDGQCPDVEKKRNNDLNWLWKVSTGLYPSVYLKKDLKSNRQAALYVRYRVVESIRVSKVGDELNPVPSFVYIRLVFTDAVSEYLQEDDLVNTIGEIVALGPSGIIIWDAMTIAQRAEGCPILHKYMRTTLNPYILNVTLAAKMCSQTLCNEKGLCSRKNESSDVYLHLNPSSFNIKLTETGKYEVHGNPRAEDLVYFSEHFKCSCFSKMTCEETSNIKNVQDVNVCIGDNVCIKAKVEPNPAFALLPGKSFLFMTTLAHMLHHLPQDIFVFPQKMLVSAF, from the exons ATGGGAGAGTTACAAATTAAGCACCTCTTTTGGGGGATTTTTCTTGAGCCTGGGGGCACATTccaagcagtgttcctctttctcttgatTCCTTGTTCCTTAACTGTGGATTACAGGGCAGCACCAATTATACCAAATACAACTTTCCTTTGGGTCTGGAATGTCCCAACTGAAGCTTGTGTAGGAAACGTTCAGGATCCAATAGACCTGAGCTTCTTCTCTTTCGTCGGAAGCCCCCGGAAAACTGCCACAGGGCAGCCCATCACACTCTTTTATGTTGATCGACTTGGTTTGTATCCTCACATAGATACAAAACAAGTAGAACATCACGGAGGAATACCTCAGAGGGGGGATTTGCAAAGTCATTTGGTCAAAGCTAAGGGTGACATAGAACATTACATTCCAGTAGACAATGTGGGCTTAGCTGTCATTGACTGGGAAGAATGGAGGCCCACATGGTTGAGAAACTGGAAACCTAAGGATAACTACAGGAATAAGTCTATTGAATTGGTCCAGTCAATGAATGCAGGAATTAGTATCTCAGAAGCCACCCAGAAAGCCAAAGAACAATTTGAAATGGCAGGAAAGAATTTTATGGAAAGAACTTTACAACTGGGGAGATTCCTTCGGCCAAAACACCTTTGGGGTTTTTATCTATTTCCTGATTGTTATAACAATAAATTTCAAGACCCTAAATATGATGGGCAATGCCCTGatgtggaaaagaaaaggaacaatgaTCTTAATTGGCTATGGAAAGTAAGCACTGGCCTTTACCCATCTGTCTATTTGAAGAAAGACTTGAAGTCAAATCGACAAGCTGCCCTCTATGTCCGCTACCGAGTTGTGGAATCTATCAGAGTGTCCAAGGTTGGGGATGAATTGAATCCAGTCCCAAGTTTTGTCTACATCCGTCTTGTTTTCACTGATGCTGTCTCTGAATACCTTCAAGAG GATGATCTTGTGAATACAATTGGTGAAATTGTTGCTCTTGGTCCGTCTGGAATTATAATATGGGATGCTATGACTATAGCACAACGTGCG gAAGGTTGCCCAATCCTACATAAGTACATGAGGACGACCCTGAATCCATACATACTCAACGTCACCCTAGCAGCCAAAATGTGCAGCCAAACTCTTTGTAATGAGAAAGGCCTGTGTTCAAGGAAAAATGAAAGTTCAGATGTATATCTTCACTTGAATCCAAGtagttttaatattaaattaacagaAACGGGAAAGTACGAAGTTCATGGCAACCCCAGGGCTGAAGACTTGGTATACTTTTCGGAACATTTTAAATGCAGCTGTTTTAGCAAAATGACTTGTGAGGAGACATCTAATATAAAAAATGTACAAGATGTGAATGTGTGCATTGGTGACAATGTTTGTATAAAAGCCAAGGTAGAACCTAACCCAGCCTTCGCCCTCCTACCTGGCAAAAGCTTTCTCTTTATGACAACCCTAGCTCACATGCTGCATCATCTGCCacaagatatttttgtttttccacagaagATGCTGGTTAGTGCTTTTTAG